The proteins below are encoded in one region of Pseudomonas putida S13.1.2:
- a CDS encoding ABC transporter substrate-binding protein has translation MKTPLRHLITALGLAFTLGAHAAEPAKPESIRIAVPDLSAGSKPSAGGVVDVLRDQQLLEKEFAKDGIRIDWHFFKGAGPVVNEALANGQADFAYLGDLAAIVGKANGLDTRVLSAGVRGVKSYLGVVPGSGIKTLQDLKGKRVAVFRGTANQLSFASALASQGLTERELKVINLDFNAANAALAAKQIDATWGLSNLLSLRERGLVELPVNSRDLEGAGSTQAVLLGTGDFIRKYPELVQRLVNAQEHASTWLRDEHNRQAYIDLVASNANWPRTILSDDLAKEDLAHYFDPRLDADFVGQLQKGVDLAAKERLIRRGFQVADWVEPRFLDAALKQEQAVQAAR, from the coding sequence ATGAAAACCCCGTTGCGCCACCTGATCACCGCCCTTGGGCTGGCCTTCACCCTCGGTGCCCACGCGGCTGAACCCGCCAAGCCAGAAAGCATCCGCATCGCCGTGCCCGACCTCAGTGCCGGCAGCAAGCCCAGCGCCGGTGGGGTGGTCGATGTGCTGCGTGACCAGCAGCTGCTAGAGAAGGAATTTGCCAAGGACGGCATTCGCATCGACTGGCATTTTTTCAAAGGCGCCGGGCCTGTGGTGAACGAGGCGCTGGCCAACGGCCAGGCCGACTTCGCCTATCTGGGCGACCTGGCCGCGATCGTCGGCAAGGCCAACGGCCTGGACACCCGCGTGTTGTCGGCGGGGGTGCGTGGGGTCAAAAGCTACCTGGGCGTGGTGCCCGGCTCTGGCATCAAGACCCTGCAGGACCTCAAGGGCAAGCGCGTGGCGGTGTTCCGCGGCACAGCCAACCAGCTGTCGTTCGCCAGCGCTCTGGCCAGCCAAGGGCTGACCGAACGCGAGCTGAAAGTCATCAACCTGGACTTCAACGCCGCCAACGCCGCACTGGCCGCCAAGCAGATTGACGCCACCTGGGGGCTGTCCAACCTGCTGTCGCTGCGTGAGCGCGGGCTGGTCGAACTGCCGGTCAATTCGCGTGACCTGGAAGGCGCCGGCAGCACCCAGGCAGTGCTGCTGGGCACCGGCGATTTCATCCGTAAATACCCCGAGCTGGTCCAGCGCCTGGTCAACGCCCAGGAGCACGCCAGTACCTGGCTGCGCGATGAACACAACCGCCAGGCCTATATCGATCTTGTGGCCAGCAACGCCAACTGGCCGCGCACCATCCTCAGCGATGACCTGGCCAAAGAAGACCTTGCCCACTACTTCGACCCGCGCCTGGACGCTGACTTCGTAGGCCAGTTGCAGAAGGGCGTGGACCTGGCTGCCAAGGAGCGCCTGATCCGCCGTGGCTTCCAGGTCGCCGACTGGGTCGAGCCACGCTTCCTCGATGCTGCGCTGAAACAGGAACAGGCCGTGCAGGCCGCCCGCTAA